The genomic window TTGATATATCGGATACTTTCTTCAAGCGTGAGCGGAAGGTGTGCTTGTACTTGTTGTTTTGTTAGTGCCATAGCTAAAGCGTGGTTTGGTTCAAAGCGATTTTTTTTCCATTCTCCTATATGGAGACCAGGTCGAACGACTTTTAAGCCGTCTAAACGTGGGCATAAATAAGGGAGAGCAAATATATGCGTCCCAAATGCGTAAAGCGTCCCACCTATTGTCGTTTGGATTATATGGTTTATAAACGTTTCATAATCGCGCTGCATTGCTTTAGATACGTTAGAAGTGGCTACTTTTCCATTCCATCGTTTTGCTTCTCCTCGTTTGCGCATTTTGGCAACGAAATGCCCTTCTCCTTGGAGATGATGAGGCCAAAGCCTTGCCGTATGTGCGATTTGTTCGTTATATGTGTTCGTCCAACGGACAACACCTGGTTGAATCCCGTGTTCTTTTTCGATTGGAACGAGTTCCATGTCGTTGTAAGTCGCTAAAAACCAGTCGATGATTTGCTCATTTTCTTCAGGGGAGAATGTGCACGTCGAATAAACGAGTGTGCCCCCTTCGTTTAACATTTTATAAGCACAAGATAAAATATGTTTTTGTGTTTGTGCACATTTTTGGACATGATCTAAACTCCAAAATTGAATCGCTTCTTCGTCTTTTCGAAACATTCCTTCTCCGGAACATGGGGCATCAACTAAAATTTTATCGAAAAATCCTTCAAATGTTTCCGATAGTTTTTCAGGTGTTTCATTTGTAACAACAGCATTTGTAATTCCAAGTCGCTCAATATTTTCAGATAAAGCTTTGACACGCTTTGGATGAATTTCGTTTGCCAATAAAAATCCTTCATTGTTCATCATGGCTGCTAGTTGTGTTGTTTTCCCGCCGGGTGCTGCACATAAGTCAAGCACTCGCTCCCCTGAAGATGGGGCAAGCACCTCAGCGACAAACATTGCGCTTGGTTCTTGAATGTAATACAATCCGGCAGCATGATACGGATGTTTGCCAGGTTGGGCATCGCGATAATAAAATCCTGTAGAACAAAAAGGAATTGGCTCAAGTTCCCATGGACTGATGTTTAAAAATGTCGACGGTGAAACTTTTAGTGTATTCACCCGCAAACCATGAACTTTTTCTTCATTGTACGTCGCAAAAAAACGCTCCGCTTCATCTTGAAGCAAAGCATTCATTTTTGTTATAAATTGTTCTGGTAAATGACACATAGTCATGCTATAACCACTTCACTTTCGGTTCTGTTTTGTTTAAAATGCGTTTTATGTTTGCTCGGTGGCGATAAAACACAAAAAGTGTCAATAACGTGACGACAATACGCAATGGGATATCGTCTGTCCATATGAATGCATAAGCGGTCGCATACACGCCCGTTAACATAGATGAAAGCGAAACGTATTTTGATATATACAAGATGAGAAAAAAGACAGCTAACATCGTCATAAAAAGGACGGGTGAATAAAATAGCAACACTCCACCAGAGGTCGCAACCGCTTTTCCACCGCGAAATTGTGCAAACACCGGATATGTATGACCAAACACAGCAAACATCCCTGTAAGAAGCGGATGAACATCTACATGAAACAATACAGGTAAGCTTGCAGCTAACGTTCCTTTTAAAATGTCGGCAATTGTTACAATTAATCCCGCTTTTACACCGAGCACGCGAAATGTATTTGTCCCGCCTAAATTACCGCTCCCATGTTCACGTATGTCAATTCCGTATCCGATTTTCCCAACAAGTAGCGCGAACGGAATCGAACCAAGTAAATAACCGATGATCATAAGCAAAATGGACATTATAAGCCCCCTCTACTTCATTCGTATTTCCTTTATAAAGGTCATGTTTTTATTGTAACATGCTTTTTTAAAAAATGAAGGCAGGATTATTTTTTTGCATGAAGAAATACTAGGTTATTACAAGGAGGGAATGAGATGAGTTTAAATCGTGAACAAATCAAACAAATTTTAAATAAGGCAAAACGAATTGCTGTCGTAGGATTGTCAGATCGTCCGGAACGTACATCGTACATGGTCGCAAAAGCGATGAAAGAAGCAGGATATGAAATCATTCCAGTTAACCCGCTTATTAAAGAATGGGAAGGTATTCCGGCTGTTGCTACGTTAACGGATATTGAAGGACATGTCGATATTGTGAATGTGTTTCGTCGCTCTGAACATTTACGTGAAATTGCTGAGCAATTTGTACAAATAGATGCGGACGTGTTTTGGGCGCAATTAGGTGTATATGATGAAGAGGTGTACCGTGATTTAACTGAAAAAGGTTATACCGTGGTGATGGATCGCTGCATCAAAGTAGAACATGCGCTCACACGTTAAAAACGACCATTCTTTTTGTAATGGTCGTTCTTTTTCTTCATGACGTTGGACGTTTTCCGAATGTATGTTAAAATAGAGAAAGTCGAAAAAATAGAAACAAATGTTCTTGTTGTGAAAGGGGAATGATTGTGACAGATAAACAACTTCTTACATATAACGAAGATACCATTCAAGTATTAGAAGGATTAGAGGCTGTTCGTAAGCGGCCAGGGATGTATATCGGAAGTACAGATAGTCGTGGTTTGCATCATCTTGTATATGAAATTGTAGATAATGCCGTTGACGAGGCGCTTGCTGGATATGGAAAGCGCATTGTTGTGACGATACATAATGATCAAAGCATTAGCGTTCAAGATGAAGGACGTGGGATGCCTACAGGTATGCATAAGCTAGGAAAACCAACGCCAGAGGTTATTTTAACTGTATTACATGCAGGCGGGAAATTTGGTCAAGGTGGATATAAAACGAGCGGTGGTTTGCATGGAGTTGGTGCCTCTGTTGTTAATGCCTTATCAGAATGGTTAGAAGTGACGATTCAACGTGACGGTTTCATATATTTCCAACGGTTTGAACATGGTGGAAAGCCTGTCAGTACACTTGAAAAAATTGGAGAAACAAAGCGAACAGGAACAAAAATTCGCTTTAAACCAGATCCAACGATTTTTAGTACAACAACGTTTCATTATGAAACGATTAGCGAACGTTTGAGAGAATCTGCATTTTTATTAAAAGGATTGAAAATTGAATTACACGATGAACGGTCGGGATTAAGTGATACATTTTATTACGAAAATGGAATTGAAGCGTTTGTACAATATTTAAACGAGGAAAAAGATGTATTGCATCCGGTTGTATTTTTTAGCGGCGAGCAAAGCGAGATTGAAGTAGAGTTTGCCTTTCAGTTTCATGATGGGTATGCAGAACATATGCTTTCGTTTGTGAACCACGTGCGAACGAAAGATGGAGGAACACATGAAATCGGAGCTAAAACGGCAATGACTCGCGTGTTTAATGAATATGCACGAAAAGTAGGTTTATTGAAAGAACGAGATAAAAACTTAGAAGGCACAGATATTCGTGAAGGATTATCCGCGATCATATCTGTCCGCAT from Anoxybacillus gonensis includes these protein-coding regions:
- a CDS encoding RsmF rRNA methyltransferase first C-terminal domain-containing protein; amino-acid sequence: MTMCHLPEQFITKMNALLQDEAERFFATYNEEKVHGLRVNTLKVSPSTFLNISPWELEPIPFCSTGFYYRDAQPGKHPYHAAGLYYIQEPSAMFVAEVLAPSSGERVLDLCAAPGGKTTQLAAMMNNEGFLLANEIHPKRVKALSENIERLGITNAVVTNETPEKLSETFEGFFDKILVDAPCSGEGMFRKDEEAIQFWSLDHVQKCAQTQKHILSCAYKMLNEGGTLVYSTCTFSPEENEQIIDWFLATYNDMELVPIEKEHGIQPGVVRWTNTYNEQIAHTARLWPHHLQGEGHFVAKMRKRGEAKRWNGKVATSNVSKAMQRDYETFINHIIQTTIGGTLYAFGTHIFALPYLCPRLDGLKVVRPGLHIGEWKKNRFEPNHALAMALTKQQVQAHLPLTLEESIRYIKGETLQTNGDRGWILITIDGYPLGWGKEVKGVVKNFYPKGLRIK
- the plsY gene encoding glycerol-3-phosphate 1-O-acyltransferase PlsY, with protein sequence MSILLMIIGYLLGSIPFALLVGKIGYGIDIREHGSGNLGGTNTFRVLGVKAGLIVTIADILKGTLAASLPVLFHVDVHPLLTGMFAVFGHTYPVFAQFRGGKAVATSGGVLLFYSPVLFMTMLAVFFLILYISKYVSLSSMLTGVYATAYAFIWTDDIPLRIVVTLLTLFVFYRHRANIKRILNKTEPKVKWL
- a CDS encoding CoA-binding protein: MSLNREQIKQILNKAKRIAVVGLSDRPERTSYMVAKAMKEAGYEIIPVNPLIKEWEGIPAVATLTDIEGHVDIVNVFRRSEHLREIAEQFVQIDADVFWAQLGVYDEEVYRDLTEKGYTVVMDRCIKVEHALTR
- the parE gene encoding DNA topoisomerase IV subunit B, with amino-acid sequence MIVTDKQLLTYNEDTIQVLEGLEAVRKRPGMYIGSTDSRGLHHLVYEIVDNAVDEALAGYGKRIVVTIHNDQSISVQDEGRGMPTGMHKLGKPTPEVILTVLHAGGKFGQGGYKTSGGLHGVGASVVNALSEWLEVTIQRDGFIYFQRFEHGGKPVSTLEKIGETKRTGTKIRFKPDPTIFSTTTFHYETISERLRESAFLLKGLKIELHDERSGLSDTFYYENGIEAFVQYLNEEKDVLHPVVFFSGEQSEIEVEFAFQFHDGYAEHMLSFVNHVRTKDGGTHEIGAKTAMTRVFNEYARKVGLLKERDKNLEGTDIREGLSAIISVRIPEALLQFEGQTKGKLGTPEARSAVEAVVSEKLTYFLNENPDIATLLIKKAIRAFQAREAARKAREEARSGKKRKGKEHVLSGKLTPAQTRNPQKNELYLVEGDSAGGSAKQGRDRRFQAVLPLRGKVINTEKAKLADIFKNEEINTIIHAIGGGVGADFSLDDIHYDKVIIMTDADTDGAHIQVLLLTFFYRYMRPLIEAGKVFIALPPLYKVSKKVGKREVIEYAWTDEQLQSILKRIGKGYTIQRYKGLGEMNADQLWETTMNPETRTLIRVRIDDAARAERRVTTLMGDKVEPRRKWIESNVQFGLEDDMNILENDHVMTTEEE